ACCACCGCATCCCCGCTGGCGATTCCCTTTGCGGCGGCTTCTCCTCCGGGCCATGTGGCGACGATGCGGATCCCATCGACATCTCGGCGGACGGACACGCCCGCGCCCCATGGAGAATTCTCGAAATACTCCGCCATCTGATCCCGTTCCAGGCGGAAGATTCGGCGTGAAGCATCAACCGTCAGGCGGAATTGGTCCAGCGCATCGTTGCCGAGTTGATCGCTCTGCCAGTCGCCGAGTTGCTGCGGAGTGAAAGCCTGAGCGTTCTCGATGGTGAGGCCGGCCACGCGCACGGTATCGAGGCGCCAGTACTGGCTCTCGCGCCGGGGACCGAACGCGCCGATCGATGAACTCTGGAAATGCGCCGTCTTGGCTTTGGCTTCCCGGGCGTGGTCTTCGCTCAACACGATTCCCGTGGCCCCGGTATCCAGCATCATGTCGTGCGGCAGCGCCCCGTTCATGGCGACCTTCACGTAGGCGGCGCGTTTCTTCATCGCAAGCGGGCCCACGCTGCTCCAGGGGGATTCGATCGGCTCGGTCCTCAGATCATATTCCCGCGGAAGGATACGTAGCCGCCTCGCCGGGTAGTCCACTTGTACCGGCCAGCGCCACAAGAACGGCGTGCCGAGGACACCGTGAACCGGCGTCCCGACGTGCTTGCTGAGGCCGTTGTCATCGGCAATCAGCGTAAGCGGCATGCTGACGCGGGCGTTGCCGATGGCGATGCTCTGCACTTTCGCAACACGCAGTTTGCGGGTCGCTCCGATCGCGGAAACATCGGACCAGCCGTCGCGTGGAAGGCCCAGTTCGTCGGCAACCTCGGTCGTCACCGTGCACGCCGTAGAACCGGTGTCGACGAGGAAGGTATAATCGCCTTTGCCGTTGATGCGGACGTGCTCCACAAGCACCGTGTTCTTCTCATAGCGGAACGGAACGTCCGCGATCGGCTCCACCGCCAGCGCGGCGGCGACGGAGGAGGCAAGGTACACTGCTGTCAAATATCGCACGATCGATCGCACTCGTCAA
The window above is part of the Armatimonadota bacterium genome. Proteins encoded here:
- a CDS encoding aspartyl protease family protein, whose translation is MRYLTAVYLASSVAAALAVEPIADVPFRYEKNTVLVEHVRINGKGDYTFLVDTGSTACTVTTEVADELGLPRDGWSDVSAIGATRKLRVAKVQSIAIGNARVSMPLTLIADDNGLSKHVGTPVHGVLGTPFLWRWPVQVDYPARRLRILPREYDLRTEPIESPWSSVGPLAMKKRAAYVKVAMNGALPHDMMLDTGATGIVLSEDHAREAKAKTAHFQSSSIGAFGPRRESQYWRLDTVRVAGLTIENAQAFTPQQLGDWQSDQLGNDALDQFRLTVDASRRIFRLERDQMAEYFENSPWGAGVSVRRDVDGIRIVATWPGGEAAAKGIASGDAVVMVNDQDAGHTEIESLKDLLNQPPGYTVSLSVRTGDGSPRTVLLRSQRYTRKRPTDSIATSVSVVQPK